Proteins encoded in a region of the Eretmochelys imbricata isolate rEreImb1 chromosome 10, rEreImb1.hap1, whole genome shotgun sequence genome:
- the CYTH3 gene encoding cytohesin-3 — translation MTEIDNLTSVEESKTTQRNKQIAMGRKKFNMDPKKGIQFLIENDLLQNTPEDIAQFLYKGEGLNKTVIGDYLGERDEFNIKVLQAFVELHEFADLNLVQALRQFLWSFRLPGEAQKIDRMMEAFASRYCLCNPGVFQSTDTCYVLSFAIIMLNTSLHNHNVRDKPTVERFISMNRGINEGGDLPEELLRNLYESIKNEPFKIPEDDGNDLTHTFFNPDREGWLLKLGGRVKTWKRRWFILTDNCLYYFEYTTDKEPRGIIPLENLSIREVEDPRKPNCFELYNPSHKGQVIKACKTEADGRVVEGNHVVYRISAPTPEEKEEWIKSIKASISRDPFYDMLATRKRRIANKK, via the exons GGGATCCAGTTTCTTATAGAAAATGACCTGCTGCAGAACACTCCAGAAGACATTGCACAGTTCCTCTATAAAGGGGAAGGACTAAATAAAACTGTAATTGGAGATTACCTTGGTGAGAG agATGAATTTAATATTAAAGTTCTTCAGGCTTTTGTTGAACTCCATGAGTTTGCTGATCTCAATCTTGTACAAGCCTTAAG GCAATTCCTATGGAGTTTCAGACTTCCAGGAGAGGCTCAGAAAATTGATCGTATGATGGAAGCTTTTGCTTCACGCTATTGCCTTTGTAACCCTGGAGTCTTTCAGTCTACAG ATACATGCTATGTGCTATCATTTGCAATCATTATGTTAAATACTAGTCTACACAACCATAATGTAAGAGATAAACCAACAGTGGAGCGGTTTATATCTATGAATCGTGGCATTAATGAAGGTGGGGACCTTCCAGAAGAACTGCTACGG aatTTGTATGAAAGTATTAAAAATGAGCCATTTAAAATTCCAGAAGATGACGGGAATGATCTAACACATACATTTTTTAATCCAGACAGAGAAGGTTGGCTACTGAAATTAG GGGGAAGAGTAAAAACATGGAAGCGGAGATGGTTTATTCTGACCGATAATTGCCTGTATTATTTTGAATACACAACA GACAAAGAACCTAGAGGAATTATTCCTTTAGAAAATCTTAGTATAAGAGAAGTTGAAGATCCAAGAAAACCA AACTGCTTTGAGCTCTATAACCCCAGCCATAAAGGTCAAGTAATTAAAGCCTGTAAAACTGAAGCTGATGGTAGAGTGGTAGAAGGCAACCATGTTGTGTACAGGatatctgcccccacccccgaagAGAAGGAAGAGTGGATCAAATCTATTAA AGCAAGTATCAGCAGGGATCCCTTTTATGATATGCTGGCAACAAGAAAGAGAAGAATTGCTAATAAAAAATAG